Within Raineyella sp. W15-4, the genomic segment GCGACGCCCACCGGGGGCTGTGGAACGCCGAGGCCGAGCACATCCTGAGGACTGCGCTCGAACCAACGCCAGAAGACCTGCTCGAATCGGCACAGGAAGCTGTCCGATGAGTATCACCTTTTCCGGCAGGCAGGTCCTCCAGGCGGGTTCCATCGTCCTGGACGGCCGGGCCCGCGACAAGGACTCCGCCATCGACGAAGCAGGGCGGCTGTTGGTCGCAGCCGGTGCTGTTGACGAAGGCTATGTGACAGCCATGCATGATCGGGAACGCACGATCTCCACGTACATGGGCAGCCTGCTGTCCATCCCGCACGGGACCAGCGCGGCCAAGAAGCTCATCCGCTCCACAGCGTTGTCATTCGTGCGCTACCCCCAGGGCATCGACTGGGGAGGCGGAAAGCGAGTCGAGTTCGTGCTGGGCATTGCGGGTGTCGACGATCAACACCTCGAGTTACTCGCTAATATCGCTGGAGTCTTCGTCGACGTGGAGGCCGTGGAGAGGCTCCGCGACGCCACAACTGCCGAGGATGTGCTGGAGGAGCTCACCGGCGCGGACTCCTGAAGCATCAATCCCTCGTAGCCTGTCGCAGCCCGTGCCGCGGCAGGTCACTGGAACTCGACCTCGTCGCCTTTGGGGTCATTGGGCTAACCTCACTCCTCTTGAGGGGTCCGCGTCGAAGGCCCAAATGGAGTGATCTTGGGACGGGATTGCGGTGTCATACCGTCAAGAACCTCAGCTCAAACGACCCGTGCGAACGGTAGAAACCGTCACGGTGGAGTTGATGGTTAGCTGGCTGCTACGCCTGCTATCCGGAACTCGTCCGCAGGCATGGGGTGCCGCAGGTGCCAGGTGATAGCAATTGGCTGCTCGCCACGATGGTCGACGTAGTCGACTTCGCCCAGCAGCATGTACGGGACGCCTCTGCCGTACTCCCAGGATTTGCTGGCGCGGGTGAAGAGCAGGATGTGGTTGCCGCCCGTTCGTTGGTTGATGTAGCGCTGCCCCGTCGGTGACGCGACCCGAGTCTGGGCTTGGCTCTCCCAGTGGAAGAGCTCTGGACTGATTGCATAGTCCCGGTACATCGTCGTCGGCGAGTATTCTCGGGCACTCTTCTGGAGCGTCAC encodes:
- a CDS encoding PTS sugar transporter subunit IIA: MSITFSGRQVLQAGSIVLDGRARDKDSAIDEAGRLLVAAGAVDEGYVTAMHDRERTISTYMGSLLSIPHGTSAAKKLIRSTALSFVRYPQGIDWGGGKRVEFVLGIAGVDDQHLELLANIAGVFVDVEAVERLRDATTAEDVLEELTGADS